The DNA window GGTCCGCGTCGAAGACGATGTCCGGCAGGCCGGACGCGACCTGGAGCTCCGCTCCCCCAGGCTCGGCGTCGAGGAGGTAGCGGGCCAGGATCTGGGACTGGTCGTAGGCGTCGTCGGCGAGCCGCTGGACCTGCGTGACGGTGGTGGCCGCCTGGTCGGGGGTGATGTCGGGGTCCAGGCGGAGGTCGGCGAAGTAGATCGGCGCCTCGGTGGTCGCGACGATGAGGCGGTCGAAGGACCCGCGGCCGGCGATCGCGAGCGGCGTACCCGCACTGGGGTCGTCCGGGTCCGCGGGCAGGTACCACCGGTCGGCGTCGTCGGCATCGGCCAGCTGCACCGGCAGCGTCGAGCCGGACGCTGCCTCGTAGGTGCCGGCCAGGACGGTCTTGGTGAGCCGACCCCCTTCGGGCAGGAACGTCTGCTGCAGCCCGATCCGCAGCTCGTCGCCGACCTCGAGCCCGAGCCGCCGGGCGGCGCCCTCCTCCAGCCAGACCCCGGGCGCGTCCTCGTCGCCGCCGAGGGCGGTGATCGCGCCGTCGTGGTACCAGAGCGCGGCGGGCTCGACCGCTGCGCCGACCTTGGCGACGGCCTTGCGGGTGCGGCTCTGGCCGGCGCCCGACGCGCCGAGGCTGGGCGGCCCGTAGCCGGTCAGCGCCCCCATCCTGGCGTCGAGGATCTGCTCACCCTCGGCCGGGATCACGCCGTTCCACGAGACCCGGAGGTCGCCGGAGTCCGGGCCGAACGGCTCACCGGCGGCGCTGCGCAGGCCGTCCGCGAGCGCGGTCGACCGGGCGGTCGCGGCGAAGAGCGGCGGCGCGGCGAAGGACGCCACGAGCAGCGTGACCGCGACCAGGACGAGCGCCATCCAGCCCGGGGTCCGCACCAACCGGAGCGGCGCGGCCCGCCACAGCGCTCCGCGCCTCGCGGCGCGCGGTGTGGGCGGGGTCACGCCGGTCACAGTACGGCGGTGGGAGCGCTCCCGTCAGCCCTTTTCGCCAGCGACCTCCCCGACCAGGTCCGCGATCGAGTCCACGACCCGCGTCGGCCGGTAGGGGAAGGTCTCGATCTGCTCGAGCCGGGTCGAGCCTGTCGTCACCAGGATCGTGCGGAGCCCGGCCTCGAGCCCGCTGATGATGTCGGTGTCCATCCGGTCGCCGATCATCACCGTCGTCTCGGAGTGCGCCTCGAGCCGGTTGAGGGCGCTGCGCATCATCAGCGGGTTGGGCTTGCCGATGAAGTACGGCGTCCGCCCGGTCGCCGTGCTGATCAGCGCGGCGACGGAGCCGGTCGCCGGGAGGAGGCCGTGCTGGCTCGGACCGCTCGGGTCGGGGTTGGTGGCGATGAACCGGGCACCGGCCGCGACCAGCCTGATCGCGCGGGTGATCGCCTCGAAGGAGTAGGTGCGGGTCTCCCCCAGCACCACGTAGTCCGGGTCGCGGTCGGTCATCACGTAGCCGACGTCGTGCAGCGCGGTGGTCAGGCCCGCCTCACCGACGACGTACGCCGTGCCGTGGGGCCGCTGCTCCTCCAGGAACTGTGCGGTCGCGAGCGCCGAGGTCCAGATCGCGGCCTCAGGCACGTCGATGCCGCTGCCGAGCAGCCGGGCGCGCAGGTCGCGCGGAGTGAAGATCGAGTTGTTGGTGAGCACGAGGAAGGGGCGCCCCGACGACTTCAGCGCCTCGATGAACTCCTGGGCGCCCGGGATCGGCACCTCCTCGTGGACGAGGACGCCGTCCATGTCGGTCAGCCAGGTCTCCACGGGGCGCGAGGTCATGGCGGACATTATCGCCGCGGCAGCAGTACCTCGACGCCGTCGGCGGGGTGTTCGCCGATGATCCGGCCTCCCAGCGCCTCGACGACGGCCCGGACCTGGCTCATCCGGTCGATGCTCTCGTCGGCCATCTCGGCCTCGTCCGCCCGGCCGGCGGTCACGACGGTGACCCGCAGGTGGCCCTCGGTCTCCGCGTTGAAGACGATCCGGACGGCACCGGTCCCGCGGCGTACGACGTCCGCGAGCAGCAGGTCGGTGGCGTGCTCGACCGGGCCCGGGGTGTAGGTGAGCGTCAGGTCGCCCTCGACGGCGGCCGTCAGGGTCCGGTTGCGGGAGGCGAGCCGGTCGGCCCAGCGCTGGGCCAGCTGGGTCGACAGGTCGGACAGGGGAACCTCGGCGCCGACCATGAGGCTGCCCCGACGGGTGATCTCGACGAGCTCGGCGGCGACGGCCGACACCTCCTCCGCACGGGCCAGGCACCGCTTGACGGTCTCGAGGGCGTCGGGGGGCAGGTCGTCGCGGAGGCTGAGGTCCTCGAGCTCGAGGCGGATCCCGGTGAGCGGGGTGCGCAGCACGTGCGAGGTGTGCTCCGCGAACGCGCGCTCGCGGTGCACCCGGTCCTCCAGGGCGAGCGCGCTCGAGCGCAGCGCGTTGGCGATCGCCCGCGCCTCCGGGATGCGGGTCGTGGGCAGGTCGAGGTCGAAGCGACCCCGCCCGAGCGCGGCCGCCGCGATCGCGAGCTTCTGGAACGGCGCCGAGAGGGCCGACGCGACCAGGAAGCCGGCCATGCCGGCGGCGACGGCGATCAGCAGGAAGAGCGCGGCGATGGAGCCGATGTCGCGCAGCAGGATGTCGCGGATCACCCCGGACGACTCGCTGACGGTGACCTGGCCCGAGGCGTCCACCTCCGTGGTGGCCGTGATGTCGTCGTCGGTGTCGCCCTGGCCCTGGTAGTCGTCGCCGGTGACGACCACCGGGTCGGCGCCGTCGGCGGCGTACGCCAACCGGTCGCGCGGACCGACCAGGGTGGTGAGGAACTTCTCGTCGACGCTGCCGCCGGCGGCCTCGCGGTCCGACACGATGGCGGCGACCAGGTCGGCCTCCTGGTCGAGCTGACCCGCGACCTGCTCCCGGATCAGGTCCTGGAGGACGAAGGTGCGGACCAGACCTGCCCCGAGGAGCAGGACGATGCTCAGGACGATGAACGCGGCGGTGAGGCGCTCACGCATCGGTGGGGCCGCCTTCGAGGCGGAATCCCACACCTCGAACGGCCACCACACGGTCGGTCACGCCTACGGACTCGAGCTTCTGGCGCAGCCGACCGATGGTGACGTCGAGCGTCTTGGTCGAGCCGTACCAGTTCTCGTCCCACACGTCGGCCATCAGCCGGCCGCGCGAGACGACCTTGTCCCGGTTGGCGGCAAGGATCGCGAGGACCTCGAACTCCTTGCCGGTCAGCGGGACCTCCTCGGTGCCGGCGTACACCCGGCGGGCGTCGACGTCGATGCGGACCCCGTCGGGGGACGCCTCTTCGATCGAGCCGGACTGCGGCGAGGAGGTACGGCGCAACAGGGCGCGCACGCGCGCCTGCAGCTCGGCCAGGCCGAACGGCTTGGCCAGGTAGTCGTCGGCCCCGTAGTCGAGGCCGACCACCCGGTCGAGCTCGCCGGCCCGCGCGGTGACGATCATGATCGCCCCCGTGTAGCCGGCCTCACGAGCCCTGCGACAGACCTCGAGCCCGTCGATGTCCGGAAGTCCCAGGTCCAGGATCACGAGCTCGGGCAGCGACGCCAGGGTGTCGAGCGCCTTCTGGCCGCTCTCCACCCACTCGACGTCGTAGCCCTCACGTTCCAAGGTGCGGACCAGAGGAAAAGCGATGTCCTCCTCGTCCTCCACGACCAGGACCCGTTGCGCCATGGGAGGGAGCATAGGGCCATGGGGGTCGCTTACCTGTGCACTGCTCATGGTTTCGCCTCTCGCGTGCCCACCGGGTCGAGGACGCGGACCGTTGGCGACGGGTGCCGCAAGCGCCGCGACATCAGCATCGCCAGGACCACGGCCGCCGCCGCGATCAGCACCCATCCCTGGGGGTGCTCCAGGAAGAGGTAGGCCCAGCCGATCCACGGGATCGTGACCTCCACCCGTGACAGGGTCGGGCTGTCGGTGCGCACCAGCCAGGGGTCGGGGCTGGGCTCAGCGTCGCCCTGCGTCCGGATCCCGTCCGCCTCGATGGCGACGATCCGATGGGTGACCAGGGTGTCCTCGTCGACCGC is part of the Nocardioides conyzicola genome and encodes:
- a CDS encoding response regulator transcription factor → MAQRVLVVEDEEDIAFPLVRTLEREGYDVEWVESGQKALDTLASLPELVILDLGLPDIDGLEVCRRAREAGYTGAIMIVTARAGELDRVVGLDYGADDYLAKPFGLAELQARVRALLRRTSSPQSGSIEEASPDGVRIDVDARRVYAGTEEVPLTGKEFEVLAILAANRDKVVSRGRLMADVWDENWYGSTKTLDVTIGRLRQKLESVGVTDRVVAVRGVGFRLEGGPTDA
- a CDS encoding signal peptidase I, with amino-acid sequence MEIQTAPRHPAPTPWWRLVLFVVIFGPVTLLVLLPIGLGLQRYVMTGDSMGGGLDRGSIAFERVVPVSDLRVGDVITFREPGAVDEDTLVTHRIVAIEADGIRTQGDAEPSPDPWLVRTDSPTLSRVEVTIPWIGWAYLFLEHPQGWVLIAAAAVVLAMLMSRRLRHPSPTVRVLDPVGTREAKP
- a CDS encoding histidine kinase dimerization/phospho-acceptor domain-containing protein, with product MRERLTAAFIVLSIVLLLGAGLVRTFVLQDLIREQVAGQLDQEADLVAAIVSDREAAGGSVDEKFLTTLVGPRDRLAYAADGADPVVVTGDDYQGQGDTDDDITATTEVDASGQVTVSESSGVIRDILLRDIGSIAALFLLIAVAAGMAGFLVASALSAPFQKLAIAAAALGRGRFDLDLPTTRIPEARAIANALRSSALALEDRVHRERAFAEHTSHVLRTPLTGIRLELEDLSLRDDLPPDALETVKRCLARAEEVSAVAAELVEITRRGSLMVGAEVPLSDLSTQLAQRWADRLASRNRTLTAAVEGDLTLTYTPGPVEHATDLLLADVVRRGTGAVRIVFNAETEGHLRVTVVTAGRADEAEMADESIDRMSQVRAVVEALGGRIIGEHPADGVEVLLPRR
- a CDS encoding HAD-IIA family hydrolase, with protein sequence MSAMTSRPVETWLTDMDGVLVHEEVPIPGAQEFIEALKSSGRPFLVLTNNSIFTPRDLRARLLGSGIDVPEAAIWTSALATAQFLEEQRPHGTAYVVGEAGLTTALHDVGYVMTDRDPDYVVLGETRTYSFEAITRAIRLVAAGARFIATNPDPSGPSQHGLLPATGSVAALISTATGRTPYFIGKPNPLMMRSALNRLEAHSETTVMIGDRMDTDIISGLEAGLRTILVTTGSTRLEQIETFPYRPTRVVDSIADLVGEVAGEKG